CCCACATGGGTAGTGATGTTTTCTAAATTTTTTTTAAGATACTGATACAAAAGGGTAGTAGTATCAAACAAAATAATTATCATCATTTTGTTATTCTCCGAAAAACTCTTTTCTCCTTTTTAACAAAAACAAATCGGTGGTTTtacaaaggaagaaaaaaaaagggTTTTTAAAAATAGAAGGTATAGAtcaaagcaaggttggaactttgggtgtctaccgtttagaggaactctcctTTGGGTTCTCTACAAGCTAGGATCTTCAAGAAAAGCTACAAAGGTTGTAATCAAACCTATTcttgttcgtttatttaatttcgtttgctaaaagttttgtacatgggtccttgaaggagtatgattttgtaaattttaaaatgcttccgctcactattattttggtatcatactccaacaTATCATAATCATCACTTATTAAGGTTGATTCTTTTTTATTAGTACATTCAACAACTACCTTTGGTTACACAAAGTATTGCCCTCTCATCATAAACATCACTTATTAATGATTTAACACAAAAGGATGACTAGCTAGTTATTAACCAATTGAAGAGGACTTGGATCAAGTGTTGCGTAGGACATAATCTCCGAATCACGCTCGAAAATTTCCATTTCTTGAGAACTCAAAGTGATCACAGCTTCCACACCACCACCCTTTATCGTATCATTCAAACTCGCGATACCAGGGACCGATGGAGTCATTAGATAGTACCAAATAGGCTTCCCCCAACCGAAATCTATCTCATAAACTCCATTACGCAACACGCTAGTAACAAGTAGgctatcattttttttcttcgtaTCCGACGCCATATCATTCTTCATCTTCATTTTCTCAATGTACATCTTACGCCCTTTTTCTACCTTTAGTGACTCAATGTGATCCGAGTTTATTTTGGCTATCGATTTCCTTATTTCGCTCATTAATGATGACAAGTTTGGTTGGCTGTTCGGAAAGCATATCCCAGTGGCGGAATCAAAAAGGTTTCCTATGGACTCTTTAGGCAAAGGAGGTGTAGCCCTTTTTCGTAAGTTAACCGCCATCAACAAAACATGAGGTGTCTCTGGACTATAAGGTTTTATAATGGACGCGGCTTTGGCTGCAGCCTTCCAAATCAAGGCTGTGGTGGCCTCAGTGCGAGTTGGTCCGTGTTTGGTGGGACCAGAAATTATAGGTTGGGCCTGGAGGGACACCAAAGCATTGGAATCAAACACAAATCTTTTTGTGATAGGAATTAATGTATTAGTTATTGATTTGGAAGGATTTGGAAGTTCTTCAATAGAACGAACGCCGGGGAATATCTTAGAAGCCATAAAATTAGGTGGAATTGGAACTAAACCTTTAGCAACTGCGGCCCATGCTGTTAGAAACGCGAAAAAGGAATAACCATCAATGAACTTGTGTGTTGAACTCACCGAAAGACCAATCCCGCCACAATTGAAAATGTTCACCTGATAGATGATAAAAATACTTATTAGAACATCTCTAATAGCCTTTTGAAGAAAGTATTagaaaaattaatgcaaaaataagCTACTTCCTCCGTCCCAAAATGACTGTCCTAGTTTGACTTTTAAAGTCTTTAttttcaactttgactttagatttttttttttattttttgttatataatatttgattataTTTAGAGATAAAGTtgtaatatatagaatttgaaaagtTAAAGGAGACAGTTATTTTCGGTATCGAAGGAATATTTAACAATCCTAAAGATAAACAAAGTTTTAGAAAAAACTTTAGCTTAATAGTTCTTTTTTTTCTTTGGATCAATTTTTGTAATGTTCTTGAGGGGGGTGATGTGGGCGGGTCGAAGTTGCATTTTATCTGCATTTTGTAAGATAGACTAACTAACCTGAACCATTGTTATGTGATTTTCAACTGACGATTTCGCGGTGCTAGGGTGTATGGGAATTATCCCTCTTAGTTTTTGATCATCAACGCGACTAAGAAATTCGTCAAGGGTATTATCAACTCTGGTCTCGACAAAATAAACTCCTTCGTCATTACACTCAATGTGGAAATCGTCGATGATTTGTCCAGCTAAAGGATAGTAGTGAACTAGAATCTTCGATAAAGACTCCTTTAAAAGCCTTGATCTTAGTTTTATAACATCCGATAAAGTAACATTATCAGTGTTGGGGAAAAATAAGATCTGAGGGATGTCAACTTGAAATGCGGCCTGATCGATAAATGATAAATTAAATGTTCTTAAATGACGTGGAGTTGGAGAAGCTGGTTTGACGCTTTCTGCTGAAATTATTTCAAGGTTAACCTTTTCATCTTCGTCACCATTCGCCATTCTGCGCTTAAAAATATATCAGAAATACATTATACTGTTTTATGCATGCACGATTAACCACTGCAAAAAAAAGTTCCTTTTTTTTGACTATTTCATTATTTTTGACACTTTAAATCGTAAATAACTTAGACATATTTTTGACACTTATAAAGTTATAAGTGCCACAAAATTTTTAACATGTGAAATATTTGACGCCACATTCTTTCACGCATTAAAATTTTGGACAACATATTTTTCCACGTTTCTAACTTATATTCACAATTTTAATTAAGCGTGTAACCCATTTAAAAAGTCTCAAAAACTATAAGCTTCGTTGTCTTGAAGACTTGAACGCACTATAAAAAAAAGTTTCATTTTTTAAACGTTTTATTTATTTTAGACACTTTAAATCGTGAATAACTTGACATGTTTTTAACACCTATAAGTGTCATAAACTTTTGGACACCTAAAAGTGTAAAAATCGAAACctaatgacacttaaaagtatcaAAAGATTAATAACACTTGAAAATTTTGACGCCACATTTTTTTTGATGCATCAAAATTTTTGACATCATATTTTTTCACATTTCTAACTTATATTTACATTTTTGACATCATATTTTTTCACATTTCTaacttatatttacatttttaatcgTGAAACCCATTCAAAAAATGTCAAAAACTACAAACTTGGTTGTGGTGAAACGACTGAGGTGGCCAACCTGTGAGGAGATTCGTACCTTGAGGTACTAA
This genomic stretch from Rutidosis leptorrhynchoides isolate AG116_Rl617_1_P2 chromosome 11, CSIRO_AGI_Rlap_v1, whole genome shotgun sequence harbors:
- the LOC139874787 gene encoding limonoid 7-O-acetyltransferse-like — protein: MANGDEDEKVNLEIISAESVKPASPTPRHLRTFNLSFIDQAAFQVDIPQILFFPNTDNVTLSDVIKLRSRLLKESLSKILVHYYPLAGQIIDDFHIECNDEGVYFVETRVDNTLDEFLSRVDDQKLRGIIPIHPSTAKSSVENHITMVQVNIFNCGGIGLSVSSTHKFIDGYSFFAFLTAWAAVAKGLVPIPPNFMASKIFPGVRSIEELPNPSKSITNTLIPITKRFVFDSNALVSLQAQPIISGPTKHGPTRTEATTALIWKAAAKAASIIKPYSPETPHVLLMAVNLRKRATPPLPKESIGNLFDSATGICFPNSQPNLSSLMSEIRKSIAKINSDHIESLKVEKGRKMYIEKMKMKNDMASDTKKKNDSLLVTSVLRNGVYEIDFGWGKPIWYYLMTPSVPGIASLNDTIKGGGVEAVITLSSQEMEIFERDSEIMSYATLDPSPLQLVNN